The sequence GACCGCCGCCGTCGGTTGGTGGGAAGTGGAGGCCAGCCACGCCAAGGAGTGAGCTAGAGGAGGACGAGATAGAGGTAGACGATGCTGAAGATGATGACTTTTCTCAAATGCCTCCACCTCCCACGTACACCAAGGGGAAATGGTTACCTGGGAAGAAATTAACAAACATTATCAAGGTTGGCAGCAGTATCGAGTACCACTGCCATGCTTGCAACAGGACTCTTAAAGGCAAGGAGACTTACGAGCGCCACCTCAATTCAGAGCTCCACTTCGTCAATGAGAACAAAGCTTCAGCGTTGAAAGGTACAAAAATACTTGCAGATGTCACTCCCAGTAGTGCGCCGAGCAGACCAGTCAGATCGAAGAAGTTGGAAGCTCAGAGTTTTCTAAAATCTACAATTGCAAGGCTGAAGAGTAGGAAGATACTGTCTCCTCACAGCCGCAGTACCCCAACATCCCATAAGGCAAGCCGTGCAGAGACCCAGACTTTATCAGAAAACAAGGCAGTACATGTTAAGCAGGAGGTTAAGGTGGAGCCCCAAgtcgacgaggacgaggaagaaatgaaaacgaCAGCTTGCATCAAACCAAAGTTGCTTTGTCCAATATGTAAACTGTCTTTTGGTGAACCATATGCAGCTCTTCATTTCGCTTCACTGGCACATATTCACAATGAGTTGGAGTATAAACAAAATCCTTCCGACGAAGTTGATGACAGCTACAGAAAAATAATACTCAATAATTTTAGTGCAATAGTAAAGACATCACCATTCCATTGTATTCCATGCAGTTTTTATTGCAATTTACACGAGGACTTCGTCATTCACATGAAGACCCATAAAAATGATCCAGAGGATGACGAATTCAAGACTCTGTACACGTGTTCAGTTTGTAATGATGAAGACAGCCTGCTTTTGCCCAACGCCATCCGCCATCTGCAGACGCCTCACCATCTCAGCAACGCCCGTGACGTGGTGCTTCAAGCACACCAGGTGATCATGTCCAGCAGGTCAGCGGTGGTGTGCCCTCTGGGGGACGGCACATTCCGTTACTTCCGCGAATACCGAAGACACCGAAGGCTGCAGCACCAGGACCCAGGCTTCCAGCTGAGCGACCAGCGGCTTCTGCGATGTCCCCAGTGCAATTTCCGGGCGCTGCGAGAGCGACAGATTCGCGCCCACATCAAAGAGGCTCATGAGCTCACGAGGAAGAGCGACGCCTACCACTGCTTCGTCTGTGGCTTGGCCTTCGTCACTCACAGGCAGGCCGAGCTGCATCGACGGTCTGCGGAACACCGCACCACCTTGGGTAGGCAGCGGGGCCTCTCGGTGCTGAGGACATGCACGCTTTGTTATGTGGAAGTGGAGGATCTTCCAGCACTTCGACGGCACATGTGTCAGGAGCATCGGAAGGACTGCACGCCATGTCACCTGTGTGGTCTAGTGCCGCCGCTGCGTTCCGACCTGGCGCAGCATCAGCGCAATTGCAGTGGTTCTCCCGGAGACTGGGCTGGAATGCACAAGTGCGAACTCTGCTCCTTCAAGAATGATCTTTTAGCTCACGTCCTAACCCACACAACGCTTGCTCATGGACAACGGGGTGCTGACAACCGCTATAGTTGTCACATCTGCAAGGTAAAAATGCATTTAATAGCCATGCTGATAAACATCGCAGtataatccatatatgtatgtgtgtgtgagagtgtgtgtgagtgagtgtgtgtgtgtgtgtgtgagagagagagagagagagagaaacagtgtgtgtgtgtgtgagtgcgtgtgtgtattggatTAAGAGTCCTGTCTCCAATGTTGTTTACGTTTAATGCAGACAAAACTGAGGTTCTCGTCCGTCAAGGGCCACATGCTGAGCCACAGCAACGAGTGGCCTCACGCCTGCCACTTGTGCTCCCGCAAGTTCCCTCGCCAGAAGTGGCTGGACCGCCACCTGAGCGTCGTCCACACGAGGGGCGAGGCCCAGCTCTCCGACGGCCCCGCTCTCTGCGACACCTGCGGCAAAACATTCTCTAACAGGTGCTCACAagtaaaagttttaaaaaagtaTTATTTATTGAAATGTAAATTTGTTCATTGCAACAGTCTACAGTGCCTATGTTTTAGTGTGTCTAACATACTTTGGATATAATTGCAACAGATGGCACCTGCAGCGACATCAGCAGGAGGCGCACAGTCACGCTGCCCTCACGCCGCCCTCCCAAAGCGAAAAGGCTCCTTCCGATGCCGCCGGCGAGGGTGCCGTCACGCCTAGTGCCTCCCGGGCCAAGAGGGCGGCGCCACCCGTGCCCACGCCCACGCTGTGCGACGTGTGTGGAGTGCAGTGTGACAGCGCCAGCATGCTGAAGGCGTAAGTTCCGCGACGGCAAGTAAACATTGGCAACACATTCATCTGTCAGTTTTACCTCACTAATGTTGATGTAGCATCAAGCATACCCGGCCTCTCTGATGTTGCCAGTGCTGCGGTTATAGTTAGAATGATGCCCCGAGACCAAAGTACGgcgccctaagcgcctcccatccgTCTTGTGGCAGCAGTTCGCGGTGTTTGTCGCGCTGCATGAAAGAAGCCTCGCCGACGTCAGTGCTGTCTTTGCCAGTCTTCTGCACAATGAATCTTTTTCGCATTGAGGCGCATTCTTTCTAGGGATTGTTGACGTCACAACTCTGCCTGAAAGTTGAACACGACAACTTTCGCAAACATCACAACCAATCACTGTCATAAATACTTGCTCTGTTGTAAATCATTCTAATCTACTACTGGAATGTAAGGCGCACTCATATACTCTTCATTTTTATGTAAAAAGGGATTACAATTCATTCGTGACTATTTATCGCCTTCAAAAGAGCAGAGATAAACTGCAGCGTGCGAGGCAGATTTCATGCAATATTCATCCCTCGCAGGCATCGCCAGGGGCACAAGAGGCGCGAGGGCGACGTGTACCAGTGCCCTCACTGCAACTATTCCACGGGGCATCTGCCGCACCTGCGCCGCCACCTGCGGCTCCACACAGGATCTACGCCCTTCTCGTGCCCATACTGCGCTTACTCTTGTAATAACCAGGTAGGAATTTACTTCAGAAACTTTATGAAAAACAAATAAGATTCAGAATTACACTAATTTTATATCATATCTGACATagcctaattattatcatcgaagGAAAATTTGAGGAAGCACATGTTGAAGACGAAGCGTCATCCCGGGCGGTTCATGTACGAGTGCCGCCTGTGCGCCTCGCTCTTCGGCGCTGAAGCGGCCGCGCTGAAGCCGATGAGTCACGAGGCCGAGGATGCCGAGGGGCCTCGCCGCCCGATGGACTACGGCGACGCGCACGTCCTGGGGCCCCTGGAGGACTCGCGGGCCTTCGCGTCGCCCGGACCCCTGGCGCCCCTGGAGGGCAAGCTCTTCAAGACCAACTACGCCACGGAGTTCCACGCGCACCTCCTCGAGAGGCACCGCAACCACTTCGACACCAAGGAAGAGGTCAGGCCTGCtggatgtgtgtatacagtgtgtataaacataaatatgcacatgtacgtatgcttatacatatacacatacttaaacacacccacacccacacgtatgagtatgtgtgtgtgtatgtatgtatgtatgtttgtgcgcgcatgtgtgtgtgcgttcatatgtgtatatgtatgtgtgcgcgtgattCCTTGTGAAAACCGGAAACAGATTAAATACAGCTTTTATATTTCCGGAAAGTTGTGTTTGTCAACAATCCGATATGAGGATCTCTCGTGGAAAGGCTGTAGTTCATCTCTGCCGGCCTGACTACAAAGGCGAGAGGCCACGGCAGTGAAAGACCAGCATAATTCAAGATTGAATCTAGAGTCTGTGACGGTAAATTATTCTAGCATGGCGGTCACGGCACTCATAAAGGATCTTAATTATCGCGCCTCAGCCATCTCCGCTATCAGAAAAGTCGGGAGCGCTGCcactcatcttctctcccccttgGCCCTCTCCCCActtgttccttctcccttctccgtctccctctgccctccttttTTCCTGTACCATTTCCCCGTGATGCCAcagtccttcctttccttccttttcttccattcttctttatctacctacttaatcattcacttttttattatttcctccctccctcccttcctccttctttcatttcttccccctctccttccctcctctcttcctccttccctcctctcttcctccttcctcacttccttcctccttcctcacttccttcccttctctcctccccccccctccctcccgtacctccgtctctcctcctaccctttgaTGCCAATAATCTAGGTATATTTTATAtgctttattatttatgtttattgccGAACGGTTCAGGTGTGATATACGGAGATAATGAAGCTCTTCTGAGGGAAGATAATTCTCATCAGAGAAATATTAGGACAGTTATTGTAAACATGTCAGGCCGGAGACGAGCCGGTGCGGGTTAGTTGGACGCGACGGCGGTAACTGTcattgaaaaggaagagagtCTTCGAAGTTttctgagaaaaaaatgaaatattcggCGTCTCATGTGTCGTGCAATGTCCTTTCGCCAGAAGTAAGGGCGCGGGGGACTCGTAGCGCCGCGCTGACACGCCCCATCTaagatgcataaatacacacatcatAAGCGACGTCGCCGTGGCACGTGATGGCGACTGCGTGAAGATAATCCGCCGAAACGGAAATATATATGTCTGGGCCGTAATGAAACAGATATGTCAGCCACGTGCACAAAGGTGGACGCTGCGCACTCCTTCGCCGAGATGGCATCGCTCCTGTTCGCGGCGCAAAACACGAAACGTCTCCCAAGTCGTAAAGGATTGCTgcttataacgtatatatatatatatatatatatatatatatatatatatatatatatatatatatatataatatatgtgcatatatgtgcatatatatgtacatatatgtatatatatgtatatatatgtatatatatttatatatatacacatatatatacatatatatatatatatatatatatatatatatatatatatatgtatacatatatatatatatatatatatatatatatatatatgtatatatatgtatatatatatatatatatatatatatatatatatatatatatatatatatatgcatatatgtgtatatatatatgtatatatatatatatatatatatatatatatatatatatatatatatggatatatatatatatatatatatatatatatacatacatacacatatatatatatatatatatatatatatacatatatatatatatatatatatatatatatatatatatatatatatatatatattttatatatgtatatatatatatatatatatatatacatatatatatatatatatatatatatatatttatatatatatttatatatgtatatatatatatatatatatatatatatatatatatatatatatatgtatgtatccatatgtatatatgtatatatgtatatatgtatatatgtatatatatatatatatatatatatatatatatatataatatatatatatatatgtatatatatatatatatatatataatatatatatatatatatatatatatatatatatatatatatatatatatatatatgtgtgtgtgtgtgtgtgtgtgtgtgtgtcgtgtgtgtgtgtgtgtgtgtgtgtgtgtgtgtgtgtgtcgtgtgtgtgtgtgtgtgtgtgtgtgtgtgtgtgtgtgtatgtgtgtgtgtgtttgtgtgggtgtgggtgtgggtgtgtgtgtgtgcgtgtgtgtgtgtgtttgtttgtgtgtgtgtgtttgtgtgtgtgtgtgtgtgtgtgtgtgtacacatatgtacacacacatgtatatacatatatgtatatatactcatatatatatatatatatatatatatatatatatatatatatatatatatgtatatgtatatatatatatatatatatatatatatatatatatatatatatatatatatatatatatatatatacatatgtgtgtgtgtgtgtatgtgtgtaataaagaagaaataagaaagcaaaaaaCATCCTGAGAAATTGTTGAATGCGCTGGCACTGTTACCTTTTTCCCTTCTGTCATGGGTATTTCCTGTAAAATACTCAACATAAATGAAGCGATTTTTTTTAGGATTTAGTTATTCAAAAATGAAACCTTTAACATGTATCGTGTTTTGAATGTGCCCTTTTTATGCTGGCGTCATGGAACCCAGTGCTTCCGGGGGAGAGGGCCGTCGGCAAAATGGGAAAGCGCAGTTTTTCAAAATTAGCGCGAGACTGCTGATTTACCAATGTGAATCGTGTAAATCTGTCATACGGGCAACATTTTATTGTTTCAGCATCACGATTTAGGGCGATGCCGTTATTGATGACTTAGAATAATGGCGGATCAGTTACGGGTGAGCCCAGGCTTGTACTTCGCTCCCGGGCGACGGGGCCAAGGCGCTGCCCTAATCAGGGCGACGGCGCCGGTTGCTGCAGCTGGACTTCCGGTATTGCGACACACGCtcgcgctcacgcacgcacagatattccctgcctccctctcctccctctgtctctgtctctctctctctctctctctctctctctctctctctctctctctctctctctctctctctctctctctctctctctctctctctccctctccctctctcttctctccctctccctctctcctctctctctccctctctctcccctctcttctctctctctccccctccctctctctctctctccccctctctcttctctctctctctccctccctccctccctcctcctccctccctccctccttcctcctccctgcctccctcctcctccctccctctctctctctctctctctctctctctctctctctctctctctctctctctctctctctctctctctctctctctctctctctctcctccctccctcccttgctccctctctctctctctccctccctccctctctctctctttctctcttcctctctctctctctctttctctctctctctctctctctctctctctctcttcttcttcttcttcttcttcttctctctctctctctctctctctctctctctctctctctctctctctctctctctctctctctctctctctctctctctctctctctctttctctttctctctctctctctctctctctctctctctctctctctctctctctctctctctctctctctctctctctctctctctcttctttctttcttcttctctctctctctctctctctctctctctctctctctctctctctctctctctctctctctctctctctctctctctctctctctctctctctctccctctctctctctctctctctctctctctctctctctctctctctctctctctctctctctctctctctctctctctctctctctctctctctatctctcttctctctctttctcttctctctctctctttctctttctctctctctctctctctcctctctcttctctctctctctctctctctctctctctctctctcttctcttcttcttctttttcttcttcttcttcttctctcttctcttctctctctcttcttctctctcttctcttctctctctctcttctcttcttctctctctcttctttctctctctctctcttctcttctctcttcttctctctctctctctctctctctctctgctctctctctctctctctctctctctctctctctctctctctctctctctctctctctctctctctctctccccctctcctctctctctcttctctttctctcactctctctctctctctctctcgctctctgctgccctccccctttctttctctttctctctctctctctttcttcttcttcttcttcttctctctctctctctctctctcgctctctctctctctctctctctttctctctctctctctctctctctctctctctctcctctctctctctctctctctctctctctctctctctctctctctctctctctctctctctctctctctctctctctatctctctttcttctttcttctctctctctctctctctctctctctctctcctctctctctctctctctctctctctctcttcttctctctcttctttcttctcttctctctcttcttctctctctcttcttctctctcttcttcttctctctctctctctttctctctctctctctctctctcttcttctctctctctctttctcttctctcttctctctctctctctctctctctctctctctctctctctctctctctctctctctctctctctctctctctctctctctctctctctctctgacctctctctctcttctttcttcttcttttcttcttcttctctctctctctctttctctctctctctctctctctctctctctctctctttctctctctctctctctctctctctctctctctctctctctctctccctctcctcttctccctctcttcctctctctctctctccctctctctctctctctctctctctctctctctctctctctctctctctctctctctctctctctctctctctctgtctctctctctcctctctctctctctctctctctctctctctctctctctcctctctctctctcctctctctcccgctctttttctttctttctctctctctctctctctctctctctctctctctctctctctctctctctctctctctctctctctctctctctctctctctctctatctatctatctatctatctatctatctcgctctttctttttctctctctgtctctctcgctctttttctttctgtctctgtctttatctgtctctctcgctcttctttcgtctctgtctttatctgtctctctctctctctctctctctctctctctctctctctctctctctctctctctctctctctctctttctctctctctctctctctctctctctctctctctctctctctctctctctctctctctcttctctctctttctctcttctctctctttctcttcttcttctccctttccttcctttctttcttctactctctgtctctgtctgtctgcctctttctctgtttcttctctctctctttctctgtttctttctctctctttctctctctctctctctctc comes from Penaeus vannamei isolate JL-2024 unplaced genomic scaffold, ASM4276789v1 unanchor583, whole genome shotgun sequence and encodes:
- the LOC113806590 gene encoding uncharacterized protein, which produces MPPPPTYTKGKWLPGKKLTNIIKVGSSIEYHCHACNRTLKGKETYERHLNSELHFVNENKASALKGTKILADVTPSSAPSRPVRSKKLEAQSFLKSTIARLKSRKILSPHSRSTPTSHKASRAETQTLSENKAVHVKQEVKVEPQVDEDEEEMKTTACIKPKLLCPICKLSFGEPYAALHFASLAHIHNELEYKQNPSDEVDDSYRKIILNNFSAIVKTSPFHCIPCSFYCNLHEDFVIHMKTHKNDPEDDEFKTLYTCSVCNDEDSLLLPNAIRHLQTPHHLSNARDVVLQAHQVIMSSRSAVVCPLGDGTFRYFREYRRHRRLQHQDPGFQLSDQRLLRCPQCNFRALRERQIRAHIKEAHELTRKSDAYHCFVCGLAFVTHRQAELHRRSAEHRTTLGRQRGLSVLRTCTLCYVEVEDLPALRRHMCQEHRKDCTPCHLCGLVPPLRSDLAQHQRNCSGSPGDWAGMHKCELCSFKNDLLAHVLTHTTLAHGQRGADNRYSCHICKTKLRFSSVKGHMLSHSNEWPHACHLCSRKFPRQKWLDRHLSVVHTRGEAQLSDGPALCDTCGKTFSNRWHLQRHQQEAHSHAALTPPSQSEKAPSDAAGEGAVTPSASRAKRAAPPVPTPTLCDVCGVQCDSASMLKAHRQGHKRREGDVYQCPHCNYSTGHLPHLRRHLRLHTGSTPFSCPYCAYSCNNQENLRKHMLKTKRHPGRFMYECRLCASLFGAEAAALKPMSHEAEDAEGPRRPMDYGDAHVLGPLEDSRAFASPGPLAPLEGKLFKTNYATEFHAHLLERHRNHFDTKEEVTTHIRSYYRPEHDATVTTTPLPFIHKKRQRHSARPPKRLKKERPDDPANEDTDEGDEDVLSQIRKSLDIGDYVAEEKGVGGGGDDHDSARSHVSEEAEAAGMHSNLQEGAVVHKQFFHVEAGGSASEEAPPVVGGRSGGPKSYLRAGTRPSILRPPHAQPSSAHIPGTSTVHAHGNASGHNQGNAAHPLRILIQQLSEGAPGEAEDDGARQVILILPDKFSEQTGDVAALLPSLGLAPSPSDCVSIVTVQPKDAAEGGHAPPSQLGVLSSDHSLPGTSHAKDGPEGCPNDAVLMPADQVVTLETQMVPDATIIEGGVAPEGAAQVVLCPPAADPEQVLNPLHMVAEAAEALTQSDMLAAQVMEPHTAPPPVRHQAQMLPAALFEPGGSIQQPGAGQLPGAARMLQQEPTLEFVDNRVVAAEGGAKGGASDTQAEEIIYSFTLP